One genomic window of Haloferax mediterranei ATCC 33500 includes the following:
- the gghA gene encoding glucosylglycerol hydrolase: MSSGYAPPTLLSDRTDDLVSWYETTVESHDDAFEAAKELATRLGAHVAPEDDTDTNTGADTDTNTGADTDTNTGADADTATVEFGFWTPEIVDADVPESAVELELLTSPADLDPGETDHREVSFRRDRVSVRRAGEYHWAVVGGVRTGTRGTLGSLYQLVYEDENGEEQTIQDPVSYSVPFGAFAPAEVYDVGVLDETRTDREYFEALGTEDERVSTTEDDGLPRIDPATSMLEIHPGTATERGSLAGLAEVYEDIAGKQRAGDALEPWERAFAGYDGIQVMPLEPLTENKEQHDFWSVKQGESANTSTSEASGGSSDEQRESADISTSEGSSDEQRESDDKLTVEVARPEIINWGYDIVVSAFSAPNPAILETGRPDELVDFIAACHDLPRPVKVVFDVALGHADNRGAELLNDRYILGPGMYGKHLDYTEPTARAVFLEMQRRKMDFGADGIRVDGAQDFTSYDPETGEMYHDDDFLAEMDRVTQEVAGTEYRPWMIYEDGRPWPRVDWELAASYRTLIEQHPHSFQWSPITFAHNTPALLTFWATKWWRVREVGEFGGNWLTGVANHDTVRRGTQIDPTVEFNQSPVNPYLGEDYPDTIDEAYDNAASSMLFHCFLPGVPMDFAHANMRAPWGFVRDTDLTWNVKVVSDESKFCYWQVRDEDFDDDRFFRRVKDLGFESNDKLLVWMNALSAAVEATDYDLDVMADMLSAMDQPLGDDLSAADLEAYSYAWMRDVHEFANLSHWHDEQDDERMKFRLETREFRHDRPWLLADLDEDDDYFSYRHPTDGTVLYYGFRHSPAGDEQLLFAANMEGVTVDTSPEYLAEDAAEDENAPEIPTDGWEPALVAPGAEESSSSTDPSAVELDNGEAIVWRREL, from the coding sequence ATGAGCTCAGGATACGCTCCCCCGACCCTGCTTTCGGACCGCACCGACGACCTCGTCTCGTGGTACGAGACGACCGTCGAGAGCCACGACGACGCCTTCGAGGCCGCCAAAGAACTCGCAACCCGCCTCGGAGCACACGTCGCCCCCGAAGACGACACTGACACCAACACCGGTGCTGACACTGACACCAACACTGGTGCCGACACTGACACCAACACCGGTGCCGACGCTGACACTGCAACCGTCGAGTTCGGCTTCTGGACGCCGGAAATCGTCGACGCTGACGTTCCCGAGTCCGCAGTCGAACTCGAACTGTTGACTTCGCCAGCGGACCTCGACCCCGGCGAGACCGACCACCGAGAAGTCTCATTCCGGCGTGACCGCGTCTCCGTGCGCCGCGCCGGTGAGTACCACTGGGCCGTCGTTGGAGGCGTCCGAACTGGGACGCGCGGCACGCTCGGCTCCCTGTACCAACTCGTCTACGAGGACGAAAACGGCGAGGAACAGACGATTCAGGACCCCGTCTCGTACTCCGTCCCGTTCGGTGCCTTCGCGCCCGCCGAGGTCTACGACGTGGGCGTCCTCGACGAAACTCGTACGGACCGCGAGTACTTCGAAGCACTCGGCACCGAGGATGAACGCGTCTCTACGACCGAAGACGACGGTCTCCCGCGTATCGACCCAGCGACGAGCATGCTGGAGATTCATCCGGGGACCGCGACCGAACGCGGGTCGCTCGCAGGTCTCGCCGAGGTCTACGAGGATATCGCCGGGAAGCAACGCGCTGGCGACGCACTCGAACCGTGGGAGCGCGCCTTCGCCGGTTACGACGGGATTCAGGTAATGCCCCTCGAACCCCTGACCGAAAACAAGGAACAACACGACTTCTGGTCCGTCAAGCAGGGAGAATCCGCCAACACCTCCACAAGCGAAGCGAGTGGAGGTTCGTCGGACGAACAGAGAGAATCCGCCGACATCTCCACAAGCGAAGGTTCGTCGGACGAACAAAGAGAGTCCGACGATAAACTCACCGTCGAGGTTGCCCGTCCCGAGATTATAAACTGGGGTTACGATATCGTCGTCAGCGCTTTCTCCGCGCCGAACCCGGCCATCCTCGAAACCGGTCGCCCGGACGAACTCGTGGATTTCATTGCCGCCTGCCACGACCTTCCGAGACCGGTCAAAGTCGTCTTCGACGTGGCGCTCGGCCACGCTGACAACCGCGGTGCGGAACTCCTCAACGACCGCTACATCCTCGGCCCGGGGATGTATGGTAAGCACCTCGACTACACCGAACCGACCGCTCGGGCCGTCTTCTTGGAGATGCAGCGTCGGAAGATGGACTTCGGTGCCGATGGTATCCGCGTCGACGGCGCACAGGATTTTACCTCCTACGACCCCGAAACCGGCGAGATGTACCACGACGACGATTTCCTCGCAGAGATGGACCGCGTGACGCAGGAAGTCGCCGGTACGGAGTACCGTCCGTGGATGATATACGAGGACGGTCGCCCGTGGCCGCGAGTAGATTGGGAACTCGCGGCGTCGTATCGCACCCTCATCGAACAGCATCCTCACTCGTTCCAGTGGTCGCCTATCACGTTCGCGCACAACACGCCCGCCCTTCTCACCTTCTGGGCGACGAAGTGGTGGCGCGTCCGCGAAGTCGGCGAGTTCGGAGGCAACTGGTTGACGGGCGTCGCCAATCACGACACCGTTCGCCGCGGGACGCAAATCGACCCGACGGTCGAGTTCAACCAGTCGCCGGTCAATCCCTATCTCGGCGAGGACTACCCCGATACGATAGACGAAGCCTACGACAACGCGGCCTCCTCCATGCTGTTCCACTGCTTCCTGCCGGGTGTCCCGATGGATTTTGCCCACGCCAATATGCGCGCCCCGTGGGGGTTCGTCCGCGATACCGACCTGACGTGGAACGTCAAGGTCGTCTCCGACGAATCGAAGTTCTGCTACTGGCAGGTCCGCGACGAGGATTTCGACGACGACCGATTCTTCCGCCGCGTGAAGGACCTCGGCTTCGAATCGAACGACAAACTTCTAGTGTGGATGAACGCGCTTTCGGCCGCCGTCGAGGCCACAGACTACGACCTCGACGTGATGGCCGACATGCTCTCGGCGATGGACCAACCGCTCGGCGACGACCTTTCCGCCGCCGACCTCGAAGCGTACAGCTACGCGTGGATGCGCGACGTTCACGAGTTCGCCAACCTGAGCCATTGGCACGACGAACAGGACGACGAGCGAATGAAGTTCCGCCTCGAAACCCGCGAATTCCGTCACGACCGCCCGTGGCTCCTCGCCGATTTAGACGAGGACGACGACTACTTCAGCTATCGCCATCCGACCGACGGAACGGTTCTCTACTACGGTTTCCGTCACTCCCCTGCGGGAGACGAACAACTGCTCTTCGCCGCGAACATGGAAGGTGTCACAGTCGATACCTCTCCCGAATATCTCGCCGAAGACGCCGCCGAGGACGAGAACGCGCCCGAAATTCCGACCGACGGCTGGGAACCGGCCTTAGTCGCACCCGGTGCCGAGGAGTCGTCGTCCAGTACCGACCCGTCTGCTGTCGAACTCGACAACGGCGAGGCAATCGTCTGGCGGCGCGAACTGTAG
- the malA gene encoding alpha-amylase MalA, translated as MAVGESVQLAPRNPNPDADYEWHVRSAPVASSLDFEEGTPVVQFTPDAEGSYVLELDAPDGPHTLTVRVFPGSYLPSGSVRSGESGMSGFSGFSGQSGSARPTQFSGGASGSGSGAGEAQRGDGGRPRIRLDATVEDGVVVVRADPQPNPNSDTDRDDLVVEFVVDDRDDVNRSAVETDGWELRIPVSAIGDRLRVHGVALDETYSVPDTVTVERDAITDGGVAEAEHEGEAEHEGATTEGETNDTESTAKSDGSGGQRVSVARPNDPPKWAQEVTLYEIYVRGYTSGVDEKGSSDRQTQSGDVGDDEVENTFEALENRLDYLESLGVDCLWLTPVLQNDHAPHGYNIVDFYSIAEDLGSREDYEQFVEAAHDRGMKVLFDLVLNHSAREHPFFKDAYKNPDSDYYDWYEWQENGEPGTYFDWEYIANFDHRNLDVRRYLLDAVDMWAEIVDGFRCDMAWAVPDTFWQEIRDRVKSKDSDFLLLDETIPYIADFHEGMFDMHFDTTLYFVLRQVGRGDAPAERILDAIDQRAEVGFPDHAAFMLYLENHDETRYIVECGESEALAGAGALFTLPGVPMIYGGQEIGQRGRRDALSWEHARDDIREHYERLIEVRDETPALRYGGSFRRIDYETDSDRAVAFVRDHADGSYLCLLHFGDGSVTVDIGDLDVDATDLVSGDSIAAEGGLRVDDVAICPLV; from the coding sequence ATGGCCGTCGGTGAGTCCGTCCAACTCGCCCCGCGGAACCCAAACCCCGACGCTGATTACGAGTGGCACGTACGCAGTGCCCCCGTCGCGAGCAGCCTCGACTTCGAAGAAGGCACTCCTGTCGTCCAGTTTACTCCCGATGCCGAAGGGAGCTACGTCCTCGAACTCGACGCACCCGACGGGCCACACACGCTCACTGTTCGTGTGTTCCCCGGTTCGTACCTCCCGTCTGGGTCGGTCAGAAGCGGCGAGAGCGGTATGAGCGGATTCAGTGGATTCAGCGGACAGAGTGGGTCCGCCCGGCCAACTCAGTTCAGCGGTGGTGCCTCCGGTTCCGGCAGCGGTGCTGGCGAAGCCCAGCGGGGTGACGGCGGCCGTCCCCGTATTCGTCTCGATGCGACCGTCGAGGACGGCGTTGTCGTCGTCCGCGCCGACCCGCAGCCGAATCCGAATAGTGATACCGACCGAGACGACCTCGTCGTCGAATTCGTCGTCGACGACCGCGACGACGTGAATCGGTCCGCCGTCGAAACGGACGGCTGGGAACTCCGCATCCCCGTCTCAGCTATCGGCGACCGACTTCGCGTCCACGGCGTCGCCCTCGACGAGACGTACAGCGTCCCAGACACTGTGACCGTCGAACGCGACGCCATCACCGACGGCGGCGTCGCGGAAGCCGAACACGAGGGTGAAGCCGAACACGAGGGTGCAACTACCGAGGGTGAGACGAACGACACTGAGAGCACGGCCAAGAGCGACGGTTCCGGCGGACAGCGCGTCTCCGTTGCCCGTCCCAACGACCCGCCGAAGTGGGCACAGGAGGTAACGCTCTACGAAATTTACGTTCGCGGCTACACCTCCGGTGTCGACGAGAAAGGTTCGTCGGACCGCCAGACGCAGTCTGGCGATGTCGGCGATGACGAGGTCGAAAACACCTTCGAGGCGCTCGAAAACCGACTCGACTACCTCGAATCGCTCGGCGTCGACTGCCTGTGGCTGACTCCCGTTCTCCAGAACGACCACGCGCCGCACGGCTACAACATCGTGGACTTCTACTCAATCGCGGAGGACCTGGGCTCCCGTGAGGACTACGAGCAGTTCGTCGAAGCCGCCCACGACCGCGGGATGAAGGTCCTTTTCGACCTCGTGCTCAACCACTCCGCGCGCGAACATCCGTTTTTCAAAGACGCGTACAAGAATCCCGACTCGGACTACTACGACTGGTACGAGTGGCAAGAAAACGGCGAACCGGGGACGTACTTCGACTGGGAGTACATCGCCAACTTCGACCACCGAAATCTCGATGTTCGACGCTATCTACTCGATGCGGTCGACATGTGGGCCGAAATCGTCGACGGCTTTCGGTGTGACATGGCCTGGGCCGTGCCAGACACCTTCTGGCAGGAGATACGCGACCGCGTGAAATCGAAGGACTCAGACTTCCTCCTCCTCGACGAGACCATCCCGTACATCGCCGACTTCCACGAGGGAATGTTCGACATGCACTTCGACACGACGCTGTACTTCGTCCTTCGACAGGTCGGCCGCGGCGACGCCCCCGCCGAGCGAATCCTCGACGCCATCGACCAGCGCGCAGAAGTCGGCTTCCCCGACCACGCGGCGTTCATGCTCTATCTCGAAAACCACGACGAAACCCGCTACATCGTCGAATGCGGGGAATCCGAAGCGCTGGCTGGCGCGGGCGCGCTCTTTACGCTCCCCGGTGTGCCGATGATTTACGGGGGTCAGGAAATCGGTCAGCGTGGCCGCCGCGACGCCCTTTCGTGGGAGCACGCCCGCGACGATATCCGCGAACACTACGAGCGACTCATCGAGGTACGCGACGAAACACCCGCGCTCAGGTACGGCGGGTCGTTCCGCCGCATCGACTACGAGACCGATTCCGACCGTGCCGTCGCATTCGTCCGCGACCACGCCGACGGCTCGTACCTCTGTCTCCTGCACTTCGGCGATGGTTCCGTGACGGTCGATATCGGCGACCTCGACGTTGACGCCACGGACCTCGTCTCCGGCGACTCCATCGCTGCTGAGGGCGGTCTCCGCGTCGACGACGTGGCGATTTGCCCGCTCGTGTAG
- a CDS encoding glycoside hydrolase family 15 protein produces the protein MRLRTALNEYKLDRGGRFPEECQTSGGAFSGHGDRLVYVGLDGSLRDYSSALSGLYGIDRSRFGIETNGETHWFDELESVRQHYYRETTLVETEYDAGEYTVHQYDLTLGRAHVTHVELRGAIPTDAHLTAFLTFAPEGRETRVGRLIHEEGGPNGTQAVEVFHRNEHDYVTASTGLDDVRGQIPERFDEILSDDTFDFPREAVLDRYEDTHLSGDVVVSAPLEQEGRAARTTLVTQLSDHGEMARSEALADLQHCSVQHATADALRSAAREQAEVFVPDETPRERIVRADLRALSLLTAPSGARIAGPEFDPFYAHSGGYGYTWFRDDAEISLALARADDEFSLTLGDRLSTSAEFYCDTQLHDGTWPHRVWAVDGSIAPGWAHGRVEGTGDEEYQADQTASVVAYLATLLSERRDELDDELVGRIRSAITAGISGLDSSLEDDGLPMACQNAWENMSGRFTHTAATFLRAYSTVATAPVNEELREHASTQAKTVYDGLDKLWSKERSVYALRLHGDDNVDDRLDSATFALVDAIDAYADIEEIDSKTANRLVKHMSATLKGLYRNPRGDVAGLVRFEDDYWRADGQEGEKVWSVATAWGANAAVKFGLLCDRLGKDGRRFIERATNLYELLQPDGPFSTGADYLAEQVFDDGSFDSAAPLGWPHAIRMETTAILAEIDALPAPKPAPTGPENRPRWTTGEKYGIGTVADHDTDDPSRIWFTLTEGALTEVRFPRVDLMNLRTLDFLVVDADPKSEYTARTHNETRRDDHADTVERRVEIVEDDALVFRHIITETGDGRGHEWELTVEYAIDPEHDAMLADVQFEALDDGEYELYTVADTALANTGAKDRGLRLGELGSYHLVARDAGAFDANDGNEPLLIDQNGRKYSVAIALTTAGRFEWSTVGVAGSRYLADFFSKGTLPAPQERVDDENVVLVGRIGTGSDLSETLALGFAEHADTAAALGEAAGALTRGYETVRSAYTDSWADFLADKTLPDSVANDDGLAAQYKTCLMSLRAVEDKTYLGAGIASPSVPWGEVVPAEEAKGYGYNFVWSRDLYQVFTVFEAVGDIETAIDALEYIYTYQQDDRGFIPQNTYLNGRTRWGGEQMDNISFPQVMAYMLTEHGVSFDDVDYDYVNVKRSADYVARNGPPTAQERWEEEAGYSPSSIAAEIAGLGCAAAIALDEGHEEDALVWLALADDWAKRVGDWTATRTGTDRNTHTPYYVRITRDGEPDAGHLRTLANNGPTLDEREIIDGGFLELTRLGIKPADDEIIRNSVKEVDETIRVDTPHGPAFYRYNGDGYGERERDEEGAPWSIDAKGKGRLWPIFTGERGEYELLAGTEEGPLEPSNLLRTMAAFANSGRMLAEQVWDREHSTAYNWQFGEGTGSATPLAWSMAQFVRLAHGIDAGEPVETPAFLRERYVESDRPSGPTLRVSTRFKGDKLVVSGQTDAAVVAVKTPGETTLVEPENDTFEVEVAIEYGENQVTVAAATDTDLTKAGTTVSRFTL, from the coding sequence ATGCGACTTCGGACCGCGTTAAACGAATACAAACTCGACCGAGGTGGACGCTTTCCAGAAGAGTGTCAAACCTCGGGCGGTGCGTTTTCGGGCCACGGGGACCGGCTTGTTTACGTCGGCCTTGACGGGTCTCTCCGGGACTACTCGTCTGCACTTTCAGGTCTCTATGGTATTGACCGCTCCCGGTTCGGTATCGAGACGAACGGTGAGACACACTGGTTCGACGAACTCGAATCCGTTCGTCAGCACTACTACCGCGAGACGACGCTCGTCGAAACCGAGTACGACGCCGGCGAGTACACCGTCCACCAGTACGACCTGACGCTCGGTCGGGCCCACGTGACGCACGTCGAACTTCGCGGTGCGATTCCAACTGACGCACACCTGACTGCCTTTCTCACCTTTGCTCCAGAGGGGCGAGAGACCCGCGTCGGCCGACTTATCCACGAAGAAGGCGGGCCGAACGGGACGCAGGCGGTCGAGGTGTTCCACAGGAACGAACACGACTACGTCACGGCTTCGACCGGTCTCGACGACGTTCGCGGGCAGATTCCCGAGCGGTTCGACGAGATTCTCTCCGATGACACGTTCGACTTCCCGCGAGAGGCCGTTTTGGACCGGTACGAAGACACCCATTTGTCCGGCGATGTCGTCGTCAGCGCCCCGCTCGAACAGGAAGGTCGGGCCGCACGGACGACGCTCGTCACTCAGCTATCAGACCACGGCGAGATGGCTCGCTCGGAGGCGCTCGCAGACCTGCAACACTGCTCGGTCCAGCACGCCACGGCTGACGCGCTTCGCTCCGCCGCTCGCGAACAAGCGGAAGTGTTCGTTCCAGACGAGACGCCGCGCGAACGCATCGTTCGAGCCGACCTCCGTGCCCTCTCACTCCTGACTGCGCCGAGCGGCGCTCGCATCGCTGGCCCTGAGTTCGACCCGTTTTACGCCCACTCCGGCGGGTACGGCTACACGTGGTTCCGCGACGACGCCGAGATTTCGCTGGCGCTCGCGCGCGCTGACGATGAGTTCTCACTCACCCTCGGCGACCGACTTTCGACGAGCGCCGAGTTCTACTGCGATACGCAACTCCACGACGGCACGTGGCCCCACCGCGTCTGGGCTGTCGACGGGAGCATCGCACCCGGCTGGGCACACGGCCGCGTCGAGGGCACAGGCGACGAGGAGTATCAAGCAGACCAGACGGCAAGCGTCGTGGCGTACCTCGCGACGCTGCTCTCGGAGCGCCGTGACGAACTCGACGACGAACTCGTCGGGCGCATCCGGTCGGCCATCACAGCAGGCATCTCAGGACTCGATAGCAGTCTCGAAGACGACGGACTTCCGATGGCCTGTCAGAACGCGTGGGAGAACATGAGCGGTCGGTTTACCCACACGGCCGCGACATTCTTACGAGCATATTCGACCGTCGCTACCGCACCCGTGAACGAAGAACTGCGCGAGCACGCGTCGACACAGGCGAAAACAGTCTACGACGGTCTCGACAAACTCTGGTCGAAAGAGCGGTCGGTGTACGCCCTCCGTCTCCACGGTGACGACAACGTAGACGACCGACTCGACTCGGCCACCTTCGCACTCGTTGACGCCATCGACGCCTACGCCGACATCGAGGAAATCGACTCGAAGACGGCCAATCGCCTCGTCAAGCACATGTCCGCGACCCTGAAGGGCCTGTATCGGAACCCTCGGGGCGACGTGGCCGGTCTCGTCCGCTTTGAGGACGACTACTGGCGCGCAGACGGACAGGAAGGCGAGAAGGTTTGGTCCGTCGCCACCGCGTGGGGAGCAAACGCCGCCGTGAAATTCGGCCTCCTCTGTGACCGCCTCGGCAAGGACGGCCGCCGGTTTATCGAGCGGGCGACGAACCTCTACGAACTGCTGCAACCCGACGGTCCGTTCTCGACAGGTGCGGACTATCTCGCCGAACAGGTGTTCGACGACGGCAGTTTCGACAGTGCTGCACCCCTCGGCTGGCCACACGCGATTCGGATGGAGACGACCGCGATTCTCGCCGAAATCGACGCGCTTCCGGCACCGAAGCCAGCACCGACTGGCCCGGAGAACCGGCCGCGTTGGACGACCGGCGAAAAGTACGGTATCGGAACGGTCGCCGACCACGATACCGACGACCCCTCGCGCATCTGGTTTACACTGACGGAAGGTGCACTCACCGAAGTTCGCTTCCCGCGGGTCGACCTGATGAATCTCAGGACGCTCGACTTCCTCGTCGTCGACGCCGACCCGAAATCCGAGTACACGGCCCGGACACACAACGAGACCCGTCGAGACGACCACGCCGATACGGTCGAACGACGGGTCGAAATCGTCGAAGACGATGCGCTCGTGTTCCGCCACATCATCACAGAAACGGGCGACGGTCGCGGTCACGAATGGGAACTCACCGTCGAGTACGCCATCGACCCCGAACACGACGCGATGCTCGCTGATGTGCAGTTCGAGGCACTCGACGACGGCGAGTACGAGCTGTACACCGTCGCCGACACGGCCCTCGCCAACACCGGCGCGAAGGACCGTGGACTCCGCCTCGGCGAACTCGGAAGTTACCACCTCGTCGCCCGCGACGCGGGAGCGTTCGACGCCAATGACGGAAACGAACCGCTTCTCATCGACCAGAACGGCCGTAAGTACAGCGTCGCTATCGCGCTCACCACCGCCGGTCGGTTCGAGTGGTCCACTGTCGGCGTCGCCGGTTCTCGATACCTTGCGGACTTTTTCTCCAAAGGGACGCTTCCGGCCCCACAAGAGCGCGTCGACGACGAGAACGTCGTCCTCGTCGGCCGTATCGGTACCGGCTCCGACCTCTCGGAGACGCTGGCGCTCGGCTTTGCCGAACACGCCGACACCGCCGCCGCACTCGGCGAGGCCGCCGGTGCACTGACTCGTGGCTACGAGACGGTTCGGTCGGCCTACACCGACTCGTGGGCCGACTTTCTCGCGGATAAGACGCTGCCCGATTCGGTCGCCAACGACGACGGCCTCGCCGCGCAGTACAAGACCTGTCTCATGAGTCTGCGCGCAGTCGAGGACAAGACCTACCTCGGCGCGGGTATCGCCTCACCGTCGGTTCCGTGGGGCGAAGTCGTCCCCGCCGAAGAGGCCAAAGGGTACGGTTACAACTTCGTCTGGTCGCGCGACCTCTATCAGGTCTTTACCGTCTTCGAGGCCGTCGGCGACATCGAGACGGCCATCGACGCGTTGGAATACATCTACACCTACCAGCAGGACGACCGTGGGTTCATCCCGCAGAACACCTACCTCAACGGGCGGACTCGCTGGGGCGGCGAGCAGATGGACAACATCTCGTTCCCGCAGGTGATGGCCTACATGCTCACCGAACACGGTGTCTCTTTCGACGACGTGGACTACGACTACGTCAACGTCAAGCGCTCTGCGGACTACGTCGCCCGGAACGGGCCGCCAACCGCACAGGAGCGCTGGGAGGAAGAAGCCGGCTACTCGCCGTCATCCATCGCCGCCGAAATCGCCGGACTCGGCTGTGCGGCCGCCATCGCACTCGACGAGGGTCACGAGGAAGACGCACTCGTCTGGTTAGCACTCGCAGACGACTGGGCCAAGCGTGTCGGCGACTGGACGGCAACCAGAACCGGGACCGACCGGAACACACACACCCCGTACTACGTCCGAATCACCCGCGACGGCGAACCCGACGCCGGACACCTTCGGACGCTCGCGAACAACGGGCCGACACTCGACGAACGCGAAATCATCGACGGCGGCTTCCTCGAACTGACGCGTCTGGGCATCAAACCCGCGGACGACGAGATTATCCGAAACTCGGTGAAGGAAGTCGACGAGACGATTCGCGTCGATACGCCGCACGGCCCGGCGTTTTACCGCTACAACGGCGACGGCTACGGCGAACGCGAACGCGACGAAGAAGGCGCACCGTGGTCCATCGACGCCAAAGGGAAGGGTCGACTCTGGCCCATCTTCACCGGCGAACGCGGCGAGTACGAACTCCTCGCGGGAACCGAAGAGGGTCCCCTCGAACCGTCGAACCTGCTTCGGACGATGGCTGCCTTCGCCAACTCCGGGCGGATGCTCGCCGAGCAGGTCTGGGACCGCGAACACTCGACGGCCTACAACTGGCAGTTCGGTGAGGGGACCGGCAGTGCGACGCCACTGGCGTGGTCGATGGCGCAGTTCGTCCGCCTCGCACACGGTATCGACGCTGGCGAACCCGTCGAAACGCCTGCATTCCTGCGCGAGCGCTACGTCGAGAGCGACCGACCGTCAGGTCCGACGCTCCGCGTGAGCACGCGTTTCAAAGGCGACAAACTCGTCGTCTCCGGACAGACCGACGCCGCCGTCGTCGCCGTGAAAACGCCGGGCGAGACGACGCTTGTCGAACCCGAAAACGACACGTTCGAAGTCGAAGTCGCAATCGAGTACGGCGAAAACCAAGTGACCGTCGCCGCCGCAACCGACACCGACCTGACGAAGGCCGGAACGACCGTCTCGCGGTTCACGCTCTAA